From the genome of Primulina huaijiensis isolate GDHJ02 chromosome 11, ASM1229523v2, whole genome shotgun sequence:
TTGTAGCTTTTTCTTCCTTGTCTATCTATTTTTTGGATGTTCGAGGTTCGTTTGAGAGAACCTCGCGATCTcaatattatctatattttttgagaaaaactgAATGCTTTATTTCTTTCATCAGCAACCCTTTAAATACAAGATGAGTATTAAATTGGCATTCAAGAAATCTGCCCTTTATTCCCCTATCTAAGCTCGAGATTCTCGCACTTATTAAAGGaaagtaaataaaattcaatcaatctcattctttattttctaaactttCCATGCGTAAACCTTTGATATAGCACATCCTTGATTTTTGCTGCTCGATTCTTGGTTGCATTGGGCTGGCCCCCATGGATTGAGTCCCTGACAGTAAGTATCATTTTCTGTCTTTATAATTAGTTCTTTTAAGTAGCACTTGTAATGTAGTTCTAGCAATGCTCATCTTTTGATGAATTTTGGGATGACATAATTGTCAATTGGGTTCTATTTGTATCTATTTTTTTCTGCAACTTTTTACGTTGTTTATTTTCTATATTATCGATCTTTCTAATGACCATTGGTTTTGATTCATTTGCTTTGTTGGTTAAAATTGCAACTTGACAATCTTTTATACAGGAGCAGCACACTGGAGTTTACTTTATGAAGCAAACTGTTGGAAATGCATGTGGCACCATTGGACTTCTACATGCTGTTGCAAATATCACTTCTGAGATAAAGCTTGGTAAGCTTTTTGATTCTTTGTTATCTGGCTATCGCATGTATGTGATAAAGATTTTTCGTTTCTTCTATGGATGGTCTGCTGCATAAGTCTTGCAATTTAGAGATTATGCCTTTATTGagtgttttcatttttttgctTGCATCTTTGAATACCATCTACATTAACTATTGGCTTATCTTCGAATATTCCATTTTTATGGTTTTCACTATTTTTTGGTTGTTTTTCAGATCAAGGGTCTTTCCTTGATAGGTTTCTCAAAGCGACTGCCGATTTTGATCCATCTGAGGTATAGATGTTGTCAAAATTTTCATGTTGTTATTAAGTGTTTGGGTGAAAGTTATGTGTCATTACTTTTGCTGCCTTTTAATAGTtgcttatataaatatttttgtagcGTGCTGCATATCTTGAAAAGGATCGAGAAATGGAAGTTGCACATTCTGTCGCGGCTACTGCTGGAGATACTGAGGTCAGGTTTTGGACTGATTGAAAATGaggtttaaaagtattattcaTGAAATGGGATGCTGTTTTTCTTCTCAACAAGTTGACTCTACACTGGAGTTCAAAGTCGGTGATCACAGTGACTTTGAAACTTTGAAAGCATTGTCATTATAGTGTCTTTTTATGTTCTTACTTTGTTCTAGATTCATAATTATTCTCTTTTGATTATCTTTATAACAAATGTAGTGAAATTGAATTGCATTGGCCTCACAAACTTGCTGTATTTGGTGCTTGCTTCTCCTGTCTTTATAAAAAACTCAATCAATTTAAAACTTTTTTCATGCTTTTATTTCGATGCACACCGACAACGTACTATGCTTCCGTTCTTTATTGAATGGAATTTAAGCTGATGCTTGAGAAATTGTCAATTTGTGTTTGTACCTTTTTGTATGCAGGTATCTGAAGAAGTAGACGCGCATTGCATCTGCTTTGTATGTGTCAATGAGAAATTGTTAATTTGTGTTTGTACCTTTTTGTATGCAGGCATCTGAAGAAGTTGACACACATTTCATCTGCTTTGTATGTGTTAAtggtctctctctctctctttctctctctcGGTTGCCCATGTAACCATTTCATTACTTTTTGTTTCCTCGGCTCATTTTTCATTGTAGTTTCTTCGTATTTAACTTATATTTTAGATTTCAGGTGCTCTTATTGAACTTTTTTGAAATTGTTGCCTCCATTACAATGGTTCTATAAATTAGCTCTACTATTATATGATGTGCGCTGATATGACTGACTCGGTAACAACGAAGCaatgatgaaaatatatttttctttaatcacTATTCTTTTGACATCCTTTGCTTTCGGTAGATTTTATATGCACTACAAACTTGGGGACACAATATCGTCAAAGACTCAAATGTCTTTTTGTGTACCAGGCCCACTAGTTGGTCGCTTGCTTACGCATCTTAGCTTCTACTTTCCATTTTTGAGTCCCATGTTTTCTATTGTCTCAAACTTCGTTAAACTTACACATTCATTGCACATCATGTTTTTTCAGAAAAACTGTATGAGCTTGATGGAAGGAGGGCAGGACCAGTTTTGCACGGGCCTTCCTCTGCAAGCTCGTTATTACAGGTTATTATTTTCCATCCCCAACAATTGGATAGATCTTTCATGTTCTCCCCCTTCCCCTCTTAACTGAATGATGAAGTTGTCTACCTGCTGTTGGCACAAAAGTGGGTGTGGTGCATTCTTTGCATGTTTTGGCAAGGACTGAAATAATATAGCCAATCTTGTTGTAAATGGACTAAACTTTAAAATGTTTTTGCTAAGCATATCTTGCATGAGTTTTAAGCCGTTCCCAATCTCCTGCGCATTACTGTTTCATTTTCTGCTACACTTGATTCAGTTTTAGCTACAAGTTTCTACCCATATTTAGTCAAGTGAGTCAAATTGAGC
Proteins encoded in this window:
- the LOC140987844 gene encoding ubiquitin carboxyl-terminal hydrolase 3, whose amino-acid sequence is MAGSASVKRWLPLEANPDIMNQFLWGLGVAPDEAGCYDVYGLDEELLEMVPKPVLAVLFLFPITSQTEDERIQRDREEREQHTGVYFMKQTVGNACGTIGLLHAVANITSEIKLDQGSFLDRFLKATADFDPSERAAYLEKDREMEVAHSVAATAGDTEASEEVDTHFICFVCVNEKLYELDGRRAGPVLHGPSSASSLLQDTAKVIQKIIKKNPDSNNFNVISISKKIG